A DNA window from Pedomonas mirosovicensis contains the following coding sequences:
- a CDS encoding alpha/beta fold hydrolase, with the protein MQIQHAFNRHAFGSQTQFLDWRAPDGWPMRTMRCLPEGQARGTVIFLNGRADFLEKYLESYGAFLDWGYAVASLDWRGQGLSGRLGDHPHKGHQTDFDVLVGDLAGWIADLTKDMPPPFYLVAHSMGGHIALRFLAEHAGVISHAVLLAPMLGIRTGGIPSPVTKRLARWMVGRGRSGEFAPTQRPYGARAASALRQSALTGDNERFADEIWWIEQNPALALGGVTYGWLDAAFRSLDRLAAPGYLQGVDAPVLILMPEHEQVVDPVAARHVAAHMPHCRLKVVPGGRHELLRDVDAVRNRTLAEIHAALMATEAEGRG; encoded by the coding sequence ATGCAGATCCAACACGCCTTTAACCGGCACGCTTTCGGCTCGCAGACCCAATTTCTGGACTGGCGCGCACCCGATGGCTGGCCGATGCGGACCATGCGCTGCCTGCCGGAAGGGCAGGCGCGCGGCACGGTGATTTTCCTCAACGGCCGGGCGGACTTTCTGGAAAAATACCTGGAGAGTTACGGCGCGTTCCTCGACTGGGGCTACGCAGTCGCTTCGCTCGATTGGCGGGGGCAGGGCCTCTCGGGGCGGCTGGGGGACCACCCGCACAAGGGACACCAAACCGACTTCGACGTTCTGGTTGGCGACCTGGCCGGCTGGATTGCCGACCTGACGAAGGACATGCCGCCGCCGTTCTACCTGGTGGCCCATTCGATGGGCGGGCATATCGCCCTGAGGTTCCTGGCGGAACATGCCGGCGTGATCTCCCATGCGGTCCTGCTGGCACCCATGCTGGGCATACGGACCGGCGGCATACCGAGCCCGGTGACCAAACGCTTGGCGCGCTGGATGGTCGGGCGCGGCCGGAGCGGGGAGTTTGCCCCGACGCAGCGGCCCTATGGCGCGCGGGCCGCCTCCGCCCTTCGCCAGTCGGCGTTAACGGGGGACAACGAACGCTTCGCCGACGAGATCTGGTGGATCGAGCAGAACCCGGCGCTGGCGCTCGGCGGCGTGACCTACGGCTGGCTGGATGCCGCCTTCCGTTCCCTTGATCGACTGGCTGCGCCCGGCTACCTGCAGGGCGTGGATGCGCCGGTTCTCATCCTGATGCCGGAACACGAGCAGGTGGTCGATCCGGTGGCCGCGCGGCATGTCGCAGCGCACATGCCCCACTGCCGCCTCAAGGTGGTGCCGGGCGGACGGCATGAACTGCTGCGGGACGTGGATGCGGTGCGGAACAGGACGCTGGCCGAGATTCACGCGGCCCTGATGGCGACGGAGGCGGAAGGGCGTGGCTGA
- a CDS encoding A24 family peptidase: MWDIIRLSLLLTLVALLVIAAVGDVRRYRISNRLCIAVAGLALPYWLAASAATGAALLPLLGWQIGVALLVFIGFAVLFALGAMGGGDVKLVAALALWIPPARILELIFLIAIYGGVLALVLVVTRRLRGQTHRAVPYGVAIALGGITLALEPIVNFSGL, translated from the coding sequence ATGTGGGACATCATTCGGCTCAGCCTTCTCTTAACGCTGGTTGCCCTGCTGGTCATCGCCGCAGTGGGCGATGTGCGGCGATACAGAATTTCGAACCGGCTCTGCATCGCAGTGGCGGGCCTGGCCCTGCCCTATTGGCTTGCGGCGAGCGCGGCCACCGGGGCGGCGCTGCTGCCCCTGCTCGGCTGGCAAATTGGCGTTGCACTTCTGGTATTTATCGGGTTCGCCGTTCTTTTTGCCTTAGGGGCGATGGGGGGCGGCGATGTCAAACTCGTTGCGGCGCTCGCGTTATGGATACCGCCCGCACGCATTCTTGAGCTGATTTTCCTCATAGCCATTTACGGCGGTGTTCTGGCGCTCGTTCTGGTGGTGACACGCCGACTGCGCGGCCAGACTCACCGCGCCGTGCCCTATGGGGTCGCCATAGCCCTCGGCGGCATCACGCTGGCGCTCGAACCAATCGTTAATTTTTCAGGTCTATAA
- the cpaB gene encoding Flp pilus assembly protein CpaB, producing MNVRSLILVVAALIIAVVTAFMARALMSGNDQAKPAQVTKQVTESKILVAARTLTVGHILQAEDMKWQPWPEDAMHDAYVKEDSASINDMTGKVLRNAFLTGQPLTTDAIISPNDRGFLAAVLSPGMRAITVSISATSGVAGFIFPGDRVDLVMTHQVERGDAPSLNVSETVMRNVRVLAIDQATANVANQPKVGGTATLEVTPKQVEKIKVMQRVGDLSLSLRPLADNMDTVSGDEIRPAEPSDRAPSYTTAREVTRFTNVGRSSGDAPRRSGKVVVVVRGNTVTEIETGAK from the coding sequence ATGAACGTTCGCAGTCTCATCCTGGTCGTCGCGGCCCTGATCATCGCTGTTGTGACAGCGTTCATGGCGCGCGCCCTGATGTCGGGAAACGATCAGGCAAAACCAGCCCAGGTCACCAAGCAGGTCACGGAAAGCAAGATCCTGGTGGCGGCCCGCACCCTGACGGTTGGCCATATTCTCCAGGCGGAGGATATGAAGTGGCAGCCGTGGCCGGAAGACGCGATGCATGACGCCTACGTCAAGGAAGACAGCGCCTCCATCAACGACATGACCGGCAAGGTGCTGCGGAACGCGTTTCTCACGGGCCAGCCCCTGACCACCGATGCGATTATCAGCCCGAATGACCGCGGCTTCCTCGCGGCGGTGCTGTCGCCGGGAATGCGCGCGATCACCGTGTCCATTTCCGCAACCTCGGGCGTTGCCGGCTTCATCTTCCCCGGCGATCGTGTCGACCTCGTGATGACCCATCAGGTGGAGCGGGGCGACGCGCCCTCGCTCAACGTGTCTGAAACCGTGATGCGTAACGTGCGCGTTCTGGCCATCGATCAGGCGACAGCCAACGTGGCCAACCAGCCCAAGGTCGGTGGAACCGCCACGCTCGAGGTGACCCCGAAGCAGGTGGAAAAAATCAAGGTCATGCAGCGGGTGGGTGATCTGTCGCTCAGCCTGCGCCCGCTGGCCGACAACATGGACACGGTATCCGGTGATGAAATCCGCCCGGCCGAGCCGAGCGACCGCGCGCCCTCCTACACCACGGCGCGGGAAGTGACGCGCTTCACCAATGTCGGCCGGTCCTCGGGCGATGCGCCGCGCCGGAGCGGCAAAGTCGTGGTTGTCGTGCGCGGCAATACGGTCACCGAGATCGAGACTGGAGCAAAATAA
- a CDS encoding type II and III secretion system protein family protein — MRASRSLHTGILAALAWGGLAAGLTLGAPAAARAASVQDTQESLSLEVSKGTLIRLDRPTNGVFIANPKIADVQVRSPHLIYVLGVNPGETSFYAMDAKDQVIYSANVHVSSNIEQVRSLLKAAMPESSITAEPFNGMIMLTGTAPTPEAVGEAENLVKQLLGEKQVVINKVRTATPVQVNLQVKIAEVSRTLLKDLGINVATQDGTGGFLFGLWQGRSNGIEFNNGVVKFTIPEGTNTIGMAGRLFGMNAAAAIDALAEEGLVTVLAEPNLTALSGEMASFLAGGEFAIPMPAEDGRVLIEYKQYGVGLAFTPTVMADNRIALRVRPEVSELSQAGAITVNGISVPGLTTRRAETTVELGSGQSFMIAGLLRNTTGQSVSKLPVLGDLPILGALFRSDSFQRNETELVIVVTPYLVKPMNAKDVHLPTDGYKAPSDLERWLLGKSFVQSAPPAAGQPAASAPAQPEGAAAPGFSFQGNAQ; from the coding sequence ATGCGTGCCAGCCGTTCGCTTCACACCGGCATCCTGGCCGCCCTTGCCTGGGGCGGGCTTGCCGCCGGCCTCACTCTGGGCGCGCCTGCCGCCGCGCGGGCCGCGTCCGTCCAGGACACCCAGGAATCGCTGAGCCTGGAGGTAAGCAAGGGTACGCTGATCCGCCTTGACCGGCCGACCAACGGCGTCTTCATCGCCAACCCCAAGATCGCCGATGTGCAGGTGCGCTCTCCGCACCTCATCTACGTGCTCGGCGTCAATCCCGGCGAGACCAGCTTCTACGCCATGGACGCCAAGGACCAGGTAATCTACTCGGCCAACGTCCATGTCTCGAGCAACATCGAGCAGGTCCGCAGCCTGCTGAAGGCCGCGATGCCTGAATCCAGCATCACGGCCGAGCCGTTCAACGGCATGATTATGCTCACCGGCACCGCCCCCACGCCCGAAGCCGTCGGCGAAGCCGAGAATCTGGTGAAGCAGCTGCTGGGCGAAAAGCAGGTGGTCATCAACAAGGTTCGCACCGCAACGCCGGTGCAGGTGAACCTGCAGGTGAAGATCGCCGAAGTCAGCCGCACGCTGCTTAAGGACCTGGGCATCAACGTCGCCACGCAGGATGGAACCGGCGGGTTTCTGTTCGGTCTCTGGCAGGGCCGCAGCAACGGCATCGAATTCAACAACGGCGTCGTGAAATTCACGATTCCGGAAGGCACCAACACCATCGGCATGGCAGGCAGGCTGTTCGGCATGAACGCCGCTGCGGCTATTGACGCGCTGGCCGAGGAAGGCCTCGTCACCGTGCTGGCCGAGCCGAACCTGACGGCGCTTTCGGGCGAGATGGCCAGCTTCCTGGCGGGCGGCGAATTTGCCATTCCCATGCCCGCCGAGGATGGCCGCGTGCTCATTGAATACAAGCAATACGGCGTCGGCCTCGCCTTCACGCCGACGGTGATGGCCGACAACCGCATCGCCCTTCGGGTGCGCCCCGAGGTGAGCGAGCTTTCGCAGGCCGGCGCCATCACGGTAAATGGCATCAGCGTGCCGGGCCTGACCACCCGCCGCGCCGAGACGACGGTCGAGCTGGGCTCGGGCCAGAGCTTCATGATCGCCGGCTTGCTTCGGAACACCACCGGCCAGAGCGTCAGCAAGCTGCCGGTGCTGGGCGACCTGCCCATTCTGGGCGCGCTGTTCCGCTCCGACAGCTTTCAGCGCAACGAGACGGAACTCGTCATCGTCGTCACGCCTTATCTGGTCAAGCCGATGAACGCCAAGGACGTCCATCTGCCGACGGACGGCTACAAGGCGCCGAGCGATCTGGAGCGCTGGCTGCTGGGCAAGTCCTTCGTCCAGTCCGCGCCGCCGGCAGCCGGCCAGCCCGCCGCCAGCGCGCCGGCCCAGCCGGAAGGCGCTGCCGCGCCTGGCTTCTCTTTCCAGGGGAACGCACAATGA
- a CDS encoding CpaD family pilus assembly protein has translation MSHASAFKRSLLASSLLGMALVLSACGTHRGNASIKTPTVASQAITRDIAFGPDQKIRPADAEALRAFLASLRLDYGARLTLDDPHPEGAAARRAAVASIVAASGGVLTNATPPASTDMPVGTARLWVERAQAIAPACPDWSSNPSSNMSAATHSNFGCAVNSNLSAMVADPRDLANGRAYEGSSASDISKTQDGWRQREPSGIGKALPSTSLGSGGGN, from the coding sequence ATGAGCCACGCGTCTGCCTTCAAACGCTCCCTGCTCGCCAGCTCGCTGCTGGGCATGGCCCTTGTCCTGTCCGCCTGCGGCACGCATCGCGGCAACGCCTCGATCAAGACGCCGACGGTCGCCTCCCAGGCCATCACCCGAGACATCGCCTTCGGCCCGGATCAGAAGATCCGCCCGGCGGATGCCGAGGCGCTGCGCGCCTTCCTCGCGAGCCTGCGCCTGGATTACGGCGCCCGCCTCACCCTGGATGATCCCCACCCGGAAGGCGCGGCCGCGCGCCGCGCCGCCGTTGCCTCCATTGTTGCCGCAAGCGGCGGCGTACTGACGAACGCGACGCCGCCGGCCAGCACCGACATGCCCGTTGGCACCGCGCGGCTGTGGGTCGAGCGCGCGCAGGCCATTGCGCCCGCCTGCCCGGACTGGAGCAGCAATCCGTCCTCCAACATGAGCGCTGCCACCCACAGCAACTTTGGCTGCGCGGTCAACAGCAACCTCTCGGCCATGGTGGCAGACCCCAGGGATCTGGCCAACGGCCGCGCCTACGAGGGGTCGAGCGCCTCTGACATTTCCAAGACCCAGGATGGCTGGCGTCAGCGGGAGCCCTCCGGCATCGGGAAGGCGCTGCCCAGCACCTCCCTTGGCAGCGGCGGCGGCAACTGA
- a CDS encoding pilus assembly protein CpaE — protein sequence MNAPWSSNQRFANAQRDIFAAFVCDDATAEALKNSVLDMGWAPDKIHKGGLANAVQTLSVSASPQILLVDLTDCHDPLNDINALAEVCEPGTIVVAIGTVNDVRLYRELLGSGIHDYLLKPISGPALHEALHNAQAALLAPKAAPDEAESANSTIAVIGARGGVGASTVAASLAWAGADTLGRRTALLDFDIHFGVGALAFDLEPGRGLTDALENPARIDSLFIERAIVKASENLAVLSAEAPINAPLLTDGSALLHLHEQVAQTYETIVMDLPRLFAVQNPLLVAEAGHVIIVTDLTLAAARDTLRLMGFLSTHAPTAKVHLVANKVPAQGQTEVSRKDFEASVESAIGTVLSLDPKLAIAAAQQGKSLAEVAKGGKTGAALIDLARSIMAPDGGEEPNKAPLFAKFKNLKSLLPVKSR from the coding sequence ATGAATGCACCCTGGTCATCGAACCAACGCTTCGCCAACGCCCAGCGCGACATCTTCGCCGCGTTCGTCTGCGATGATGCGACCGCCGAGGCGCTGAAGAACTCGGTGCTCGACATGGGTTGGGCGCCGGACAAAATTCACAAGGGTGGCCTTGCCAATGCGGTCCAGACCCTGTCCGTTTCGGCCTCGCCGCAGATTTTGCTGGTTGACCTGACGGACTGTCACGATCCGCTGAACGACATCAACGCGCTCGCCGAGGTGTGCGAGCCGGGCACCATTGTGGTAGCCATCGGCACCGTCAACGACGTACGGCTCTATCGCGAACTGCTTGGCTCCGGCATTCACGACTATCTGCTGAAGCCCATATCCGGCCCGGCCCTGCACGAGGCCCTGCACAACGCGCAGGCCGCGCTGCTTGCGCCGAAGGCCGCGCCCGACGAGGCGGAAAGCGCCAACAGCACCATCGCGGTCATCGGCGCGCGGGGTGGCGTCGGCGCGTCCACCGTCGCTGCCTCCCTCGCCTGGGCTGGCGCGGATACGCTGGGCCGTCGCACCGCCCTGCTCGATTTCGATATCCACTTTGGCGTCGGCGCCCTCGCGTTTGATCTCGAGCCAGGTCGCGGCCTTACCGATGCGCTGGAAAATCCGGCGCGCATCGACAGCCTGTTCATCGAACGGGCCATCGTAAAGGCCTCTGAAAATCTTGCCGTCCTGTCCGCCGAGGCGCCCATCAACGCGCCGCTGCTGACGGACGGCTCGGCCCTCCTGCATCTGCATGAGCAGGTGGCCCAGACGTACGAGACCATCGTCATGGATCTGCCGCGTCTGTTCGCCGTGCAAAATCCGCTGCTGGTGGCCGAGGCCGGGCACGTCATCATCGTCACCGACCTGACGCTGGCTGCGGCCCGCGATACGCTGCGGCTCATGGGTTTTCTGAGCACGCACGCGCCCACCGCCAAAGTCCATCTGGTCGCCAACAAGGTTCCGGCCCAGGGGCAGACCGAGGTCAGCCGCAAGGATTTCGAGGCCTCGGTCGAGAGCGCGATCGGCACGGTGCTTTCGCTCGATCCAAAGCTGGCCATCGCCGCTGCCCAGCAGGGCAAGAGCCTGGCCGAGGTCGCCAAGGGCGGCAAGACCGGCGCGGCGCTGATCGATCTTGCCCGCTCCATCATGGCCCCCGATGGCGGCGAGGAACCGAACAAGGCCCCGTTGTTTGCGAAGTTTAAAAACTTGAAATCCTTGCTTCCCGTCAAATCCCGTTGA
- a CDS encoding CpaF family protein, with translation MRQVGFGRRSTQRAEFGQANAKLDTAQGGPARRAPAGAAEAPASAATPATSSSESAARGAVVDQLFEIIAPDLLTLFPALEYKDRARTELVMAIQDRVQETARANGIDLNEMETRDAVTVLLNELVYAYKALDTADSQRSSGRSQNTVATAKDKIQPLLMEHIDASAINELPRDEVADQVSDIVTELLLQQRINLNKNEQRELVTLMLNDMFGLGPLEPLLADEAITDIMVNGANQIYVERKGKLELTDVKFRDEAHLLNVAQRIVAAVGRRVDESSPICDARLADGSRVNVIAPPLAIDGTSISIRKFSKKKITLDMMASQGNISPKMAQLLKIAGRCRLNIIISGGTGSGKTTMLNAVSRNIDPGERIVTIEDAAELQLQQPHVVRLETRPPNLEGKGEVTMRGLVKNALRMRPDRIILGEVRGGEAIDLLQAMNTGHDGSLGTLHANRPREALTRLENMVNMAGLNLPPKAIREQIASAVNMIIQVSRMRDGVRRISHITEVVGMEGDVITTQDLYTFQFTGEDETGRLKGDFVSSGLRPAFYDRAEYYGLGRALMDCL, from the coding sequence ATGAGACAGGTAGGTTTCGGACGACGCTCGACGCAAAGAGCTGAATTCGGACAGGCAAACGCAAAGCTTGATACGGCGCAGGGCGGCCCTGCCCGGCGCGCGCCTGCGGGCGCGGCCGAAGCGCCGGCGTCGGCTGCAACGCCGGCTACGTCTTCCTCGGAATCTGCGGCGCGCGGCGCGGTGGTCGACCAGCTGTTCGAGATCATCGCGCCGGATCTGCTCACCCTCTTTCCCGCGCTCGAATACAAGGATCGCGCCCGCACCGAACTGGTGATGGCGATTCAGGATCGCGTGCAGGAAACCGCCCGCGCCAACGGCATCGATCTCAACGAGATGGAAACCCGTGATGCGGTCACGGTTCTGCTCAACGAGCTGGTCTACGCTTACAAGGCGCTCGATACTGCCGATAGCCAGCGCAGCAGCGGTCGCAGCCAGAACACCGTCGCCACCGCCAAGGACAAGATCCAGCCGCTCCTGATGGAGCACATCGACGCCAGCGCGATCAACGAGCTGCCGCGTGACGAAGTGGCCGATCAGGTGTCGGATATCGTCACCGAACTGCTGCTCCAGCAACGCATCAACCTGAACAAGAACGAACAGCGCGAGCTTGTCACGCTCATGCTGAACGACATGTTCGGTCTGGGGCCGCTCGAGCCGCTGCTGGCGGATGAAGCCATCACCGATATCATGGTGAACGGCGCCAACCAGATTTACGTTGAGCGCAAGGGCAAGCTGGAACTCACCGACGTGAAGTTCCGCGATGAAGCGCACCTGCTCAACGTCGCCCAGCGCATCGTGGCGGCGGTCGGCCGGCGTGTCGATGAAAGCTCGCCGATCTGCGACGCGCGCCTTGCCGATGGCAGCCGCGTCAACGTTATCGCCCCGCCGCTCGCCATCGACGGCACGTCCATCTCGATCCGTAAATTCTCCAAGAAGAAAATTACGCTCGATATGATGGCAAGCCAGGGCAACATCAGCCCGAAGATGGCCCAGTTGCTCAAAATCGCGGGCCGCTGCCGGCTCAACATCATCATCTCGGGCGGCACGGGCTCGGGTAAGACGACCATGCTGAACGCCGTCTCCCGCAACATCGACCCCGGCGAGCGTATCGTCACCATCGAGGACGCGGCGGAACTTCAGCTCCAGCAGCCGCACGTGGTGCGCCTGGAAACCCGCCCGCCGAACCTTGAAGGCAAGGGCGAGGTCACCATGCGCGGCCTCGTGAAGAACGCCCTGCGTATGCGCCCGGATCGCATCATCCTGGGCGAGGTTCGCGGCGGCGAGGCCATCGACCTGTTGCAGGCCATGAACACCGGCCACGACGGCTCGCTCGGCACGCTGCACGCCAACCGCCCGCGCGAGGCTCTCACCCGCCTTGAGAACATGGTCAACATGGCGGGCCTCAACCTGCCGCCCAAGGCCATTCGCGAGCAGATCGCCAGCGCAGTGAACATGATTATCCAGGTCAGCCGCATGCGCGACGGCGTGCGCCGCATCTCGCACATCACCGAGGTGGTGGGCATGGAAGGCGATGTCATCACCACGCAGGACCTTTACACCTTCCAGTTCACCGGCGAGGACGAGACCGGCCGCCTCAAGGGCGATTTCGTCTCCTCGGGTCTACGTCCGGCCTTCTATGACCGGGCCGAATACTATGGCCTCGGCCGCGCCCTGATGGACTGCCTATGA
- a CDS encoding type II secretion system F family protein, producing MSPMMLLLFLVSSVLMLALLALAFLTAPNPQKKAAKRLDKIKVRFASSRESAAKAQMRRILAMQQETRLDQVFHNFLPRPAELRARLNRTGRNISLGQYGAICGGVLLCVTLIGVVLGLPFLLSLLLGLFIGLGLPHAVVGILVNKRIQKFVTIFPDAIDLLVRSLRSGLPITEALAIAGREIPDPVGIEFRTVADKIKIGQTMDQALNDVARRIPTPEFQFFVITLAIQRETGGNLAETLDNLSDVLRKRMQMKLKIKAMSSEAKASAYIVGFLPFAVFGLIWMVNSKYLAGFFSDPRLIVAGVGGLLWMSLGGFIMYKMVNFKV from the coding sequence ATGTCGCCGATGATGCTCCTTCTATTTCTGGTGAGCAGCGTCCTGATGCTGGCATTGCTGGCGCTTGCCTTCCTGACGGCGCCCAATCCGCAGAAGAAGGCGGCCAAGCGGCTGGACAAAATCAAGGTCCGCTTCGCTTCCAGCCGGGAAAGCGCAGCCAAGGCCCAGATGCGCCGCATCCTCGCCATGCAGCAGGAAACGCGGCTGGATCAGGTCTTTCACAATTTCCTGCCGCGCCCGGCCGAACTGAGGGCGCGCCTCAACCGCACGGGCCGCAACATCAGCCTCGGGCAATATGGCGCCATCTGCGGCGGCGTCCTCCTCTGCGTTACGCTGATAGGCGTTGTCCTTGGCTTGCCGTTTCTCCTCAGCCTGCTGCTCGGGCTCTTTATCGGGCTTGGCCTGCCCCATGCCGTCGTGGGCATATTGGTCAACAAGCGCATCCAGAAATTCGTCACCATTTTTCCGGACGCCATCGACCTTCTGGTGCGAAGCCTGCGTTCGGGCCTTCCGATCACCGAAGCGCTGGCCATTGCCGGCAGGGAAATTCCTGATCCCGTCGGCATCGAGTTCCGCACCGTCGCCGACAAAATCAAGATCGGCCAGACCATGGATCAGGCGCTGAACGACGTGGCCCGGCGCATCCCGACGCCTGAGTTTCAGTTCTTCGTCATCACGCTTGCCATCCAGCGCGAAACCGGCGGCAACCTGGCCGAAACGCTGGACAACCTCTCTGACGTGCTCCGCAAGCGCATGCAGATGAAGCTGAAGATCAAGGCCATGTCGTCCGAAGCCAAGGCCAGCGCCTACATCGTGGGCTTCCTGCCCTTCGCCGTGTTCGGATTGATCTGGATGGTGAACAGCAAATACCTCGCCGGGTTTTTCAGCGATCCCCGCCTCATCGTTGCAGGCGTCGGCGGCCTCCTGTGGATGAGCCTCGGCGGCTTCATCATGTACAAGATGGTCAATTTCAAGGTGTAA
- a CDS encoding type II secretion system F family protein: MEPNSLNLPFGLDPLDLATILAGVAAFMVLLAIWAATTVRDPMRERIKALQERRAQLRAGLAAPRRRSALISKADATATMSQILNKLKILQDEQTKQAAERLSQAGWRAKESVVIYQFARLVAPILGGIIALILLYGVGVMADKSTNMKLMVLIGAVLAGYKLPDLLVTNAVQKRSEAIRLALPDALDLLVICAEAGLTLDAAFSRVSRELGMAYPELADEFSLTSIELGFLQERRQALENLSKRVDLQPMRGVVTTLIQTEKYGTPLASSLRVLSAEFRNERMMRAEEKAARLPAVMTVPLILFILPTLFVVIMGPAACSISDSLAK; this comes from the coding sequence GTGGAACCCAACTCCCTCAACCTCCCTTTCGGCCTTGATCCGCTCGACCTCGCCACCATCCTGGCGGGCGTCGCCGCCTTCATGGTGCTACTTGCCATCTGGGCCGCCACCACCGTCCGCGATCCCATGCGCGAGCGCATCAAGGCGTTGCAGGAACGCCGCGCGCAGCTGCGCGCCGGTCTTGCCGCGCCGCGCCGTCGCAGCGCCCTCATCAGCAAGGCCGATGCCACGGCAACGATGAGCCAGATCCTGAACAAGCTGAAAATCCTTCAGGACGAGCAGACCAAACAGGCCGCCGAGCGCCTGTCCCAGGCAGGCTGGCGCGCCAAGGAATCCGTGGTCATCTACCAGTTCGCCCGGCTGGTCGCCCCGATCCTCGGCGGCATCATCGCTCTCATTCTGCTCTATGGCGTCGGCGTCATGGCGGACAAGAGCACCAACATGAAGCTGATGGTTCTCATCGGCGCGGTGCTGGCGGGCTACAAGCTGCCGGACCTGCTCGTCACCAATGCCGTGCAAAAGCGCTCCGAGGCCATTCGTCTCGCCCTGCCCGATGCGCTCGACCTGCTCGTCATCTGCGCCGAGGCTGGTCTTACGCTGGATGCCGCCTTCTCCCGCGTCTCCCGCGAACTCGGCATGGCCTACCCGGAATTGGCGGACGAATTCAGCCTCACCTCCATCGAGCTCGGCTTCCTGCAGGAACGGCGGCAGGCGCTGGAGAACCTCTCGAAGCGCGTGGACCTTCAACCCATGCGCGGCGTGGTGACAACGCTCATCCAGACCGAAAAATACGGCACGCCGCTGGCCTCTTCCTTGCGCGTGCTCTCCGCCGAATTCCGCAACGAGCGCATGATGCGCGCCGAGGAAAAGGCCGCGCGCCTGCCCGCCGTCATGACCGTGCCGCTCATCCTCTTCATCCTGCCGACCCTCTTCGTCGTCATCATGGGCCCGGCCGCCTGCTCCATCTCGGACTCGCTGGCGAAGTAA
- a CDS encoding CaiB/BaiF CoA transferase family protein → MAGALAGIRVLDLSRVLAGPWAGQILADLGADVIKVERPKAGDDTRGWGPPFLKDQEGNPTRESAYYLCANRGKRSLALDITHPKGQEIIRKLAAESDVLLENFKTGGLAKYGLDYETLRKINPRLIYCSITGFGQNGPNANRPGYDFLIQGMAGLMSITGTPESGPTKVGVAVTDLTTGLYSVVAILAALQARHRTGEGQHIDMALFDVQLGWLANQATNYLVGGVVPGLMGNAHPNIVPYQDLPTKDGRIIVAVGNDEQFRRFARILGKPEWAQDERYATNRARVAHRAELVALIEAELKREDAGHWLAALDAAGIPCGRVASVAEAFESEQAKARGLTVALDHPLSGTVRTAANPIKLSGTPIEYGNAPPTVGQHSRKVLSELGLSADDIRALAEAGVVDGVAE, encoded by the coding sequence GTGGCGGGTGCGTTGGCGGGAATTAGGGTGCTGGATCTGTCGCGCGTGCTGGCAGGGCCGTGGGCGGGGCAGATCCTCGCCGATCTCGGCGCGGATGTCATCAAGGTGGAGCGCCCCAAAGCGGGGGACGACACGCGCGGCTGGGGCCCGCCGTTCCTGAAGGACCAGGAGGGCAACCCGACGCGCGAGAGCGCCTATTATCTCTGCGCCAACCGGGGCAAGCGCTCGCTGGCGCTGGATATTACGCACCCCAAAGGGCAGGAGATTATCCGCAAGCTCGCCGCAGAGAGCGACGTGCTTCTGGAGAATTTCAAGACAGGCGGGCTGGCAAAATACGGGCTGGATTACGAGACGTTGCGGAAAATCAACCCGCGCCTCATCTATTGTTCCATCACCGGGTTCGGCCAGAACGGGCCGAACGCCAACCGGCCGGGCTATGATTTTCTCATCCAGGGCATGGCAGGCCTGATGAGCATTACCGGCACGCCCGAGAGCGGCCCGACCAAGGTGGGCGTGGCGGTGACGGACCTGACGACCGGGCTTTATTCCGTCGTCGCCATTCTCGCCGCGCTTCAGGCCCGCCACCGCACGGGCGAGGGGCAGCACATCGACATGGCGCTGTTCGATGTGCAACTGGGCTGGCTGGCCAACCAGGCGACCAACTATCTGGTGGGCGGCGTGGTGCCGGGCCTCATGGGCAATGCCCACCCCAACATCGTGCCCTATCAAGATCTTCCCACAAAGGATGGTCGCATCATTGTCGCCGTGGGCAATGATGAGCAGTTCCGCCGCTTCGCGCGCATTCTGGGCAAGCCTGAATGGGCGCAGGATGAACGCTATGCCACCAACCGGGCCCGCGTCGCGCACAGGGCGGAACTGGTGGCGCTGATCGAGGCTGAATTGAAACGGGAGGACGCGGGCCACTGGCTGGCGGCGCTGGATGCGGCGGGCATTCCGTGCGGCAGGGTCGCGTCCGTCGCCGAGGCGTTCGAAAGCGAGCAGGCCAAGGCACGCGGCCTGACGGTGGCGCTGGACCACCCGCTCTCCGGCACGGTGCGAACCGCTGCCAACCCGATCAAACTCTCCGGCACGCCCATCGAATACGGCAACGCGCCGCCTACGGTTGGTCAGCACAGCCGCAAGGTGCTCTCGGAACTGGGACTGAGCGCGGATGACATCCGCGCGCTGGCCGAGGCGGGTGTTGTGGACGGGGTGGCGGAGTAG